One Lutra lutra chromosome 18, mLutLut1.2, whole genome shotgun sequence genomic window carries:
- the CHP2 gene encoding calcineurin B homologous protein 2, with the protein MGSRGSHAARIPDGDSIRRETGFSQASLLRLYHRFRALDRNKKGYLSRVDLQQIGALAVNPLGERIIDSFFPDGNLRVDFPGFVRVLAHFRPVDDTDSGMRDPKQPEPLNSRMNKLRFAFQLYDLDRDGKISRHEMLQVLRLMVGVQVTGEQLESITDRTVQEADEDGDGAVSFLEFTKSLEKMDIEQKMSIRILK; encoded by the exons ATGGGCTCCCGAGGTTCCCACGCCGCGCGCATTCCCGACGGGGACAGCATCCGGCGGGAGACCGGCT TCTCGCAGGCCAGTCTGCTCCGCCTCTACCACCGGTTTCGGGCACTGGACAGGAACAAGAAGGGCTACCTGAG CCGAGTGGATCTGCAACAGATTGGGGCGCTGGCCGTGAACCCCCTGGGGGAACGCATTATAGACAGCTTCTTCCCTGACGG GAATCTGCGAGTGGATTTCCCAGGCTTTGTCAGAGTCCTGGCTCATTTTCGACCTGTCGATGACACCGACTCAGGCATGCGAGATCCCAAGCAACCTGAACCCCTCAACAGCAGAATGAACAAACTTCGTT TCGCATTTCAGCTCTATGACCTGGATCGAGATGGAAAGATCTCCAGGCATGAGATGCTACAG GTCCTCCGGCTGATGGTTGGGGTGCAGGTGACAGGAGAGCAGTTGGAGAGCATCACCGACCGCACGGTGCAGGAAGCAGATGAAGATGGGGATGGGGCTGTGTCCTTCCTGGAGTTCACCAAG TCCTTAGAGAAGATGGACATCGAGCAGAAAATGAGCATCCGGATCCTGAAGTGA